The genomic interval cttgttgatccgattgcatccttcaagtcaaactttgacaaatttttagatagcattcccGATcatcaatcctacattcaaggactacctcggtctgccaactcaaattcgttatTAGGCcgaatatcatataaagattgaaaagtaataaatcgacgaattataaccgttcatttcaatagcactggggattacattccctgtagcggttacagaagcccgtgaaaaaccaaaccaaaaaaaatcgcgAGAGAATAAAGTTACCTCAAAATTTAATTTGCAAATAAGGTGTATTCGGACATTCATTTCATCCTTCCAGGAAACTTCTGATTCAACACTGATATAATAATAACATATATTATTGTTTGGATTTTGTTCTTCCAAGAGTGAAAATCTTTAGGGAGTGTTTGGCTAAAGAGTCACTGGGAGCTTGGAAAACGTTAAACGTTATAACATTAACATCACTCCAAAAAAAGAGCGTTCAACAATTTATCCAAAACTCGCAGATTTGCTACTTTAACCTACATTTAGGATCGAAATTCCTTTGGCAATATACGCAATAGACTATCATTTCATCTTCTCCGAATTTCCTCTTAGTAGTTCAAACTTGTGAAAAATGACCCGTTGGTTTTTGCTTCAAGAGCCTAATTTAAATCTTTGGAATGTGCAGTCGCTTTTCGCATTGTCCACactatttctttttcccaatttctttaaaaatatattctgCTATAAATGAACTTCAATACCAAACAGCATTGTTGATTGTCAACTGTTAATCTTTAGCAAATAATTATGTTTGTTGCTCTTTTATAATACAGAAAATCGTCAATATTCTTTGTTCGGTTGAATTTCACAAcccaaaaagcaaaacattcaCTGAGTTTATCAATAGCATTGTTCTCAATAGCCCCGTAGGAGGAGTAACCACAACCTACTCCGTTTCGATAAATATGTATTTATTACGTGTATATGTATTTATAAACGTGTTTTTTATGCTGGATAGAGAGCGTAAAAGCGTTCGTCGAACCGAAGTTCTTTGAGGTTGGAGGCGCTCCTCTGCTATTAGAGAAACATGCACGAGAACCGGGAATCCTCGATTTCCTCGGATAAATTTGAAACAGAGCAGTTTCGCCATGGCCTCGAGCAAAGAGACTCTCTCTTGCTTATTCATCTGAGATTGATTCGCCCACTTTGTTCCTGGGTGACTTGgtgattgaatttgagattTGTATGAAAGGGTCAGCTTCGTTTCACTACTTTCCCTCTCTCTGGTTCTCATCTCATCCTACTGCCATGAATACGTCCATCGTTCAAAACATAGATCTGATGGCTGAGGAGCAATTGGATTGCCCAGTTTTCTCCGAGGCCAGCGGGCATGTCCTCGACCGATTCTCGTTTTGGGTCGAGGGAGTGATTCTGTGTGTGTTTGCAGTGGCTGGAATCATTGGCAATTCGATATCAGCAATCATCCTTTCCGGAAAGAACATGAGGAACAGCTTCAATCTGCTCTTGATTGCTTTGGCTATCTACGACAACACGTACCTGTTCGGCAGTATTCTGGAGAGCTTCCGCAAGAGATTTGATATGCTATCTGATATTCACATCTTGCTTTTTCCCTACTTTCTTTATCCGGTTCAAATGATAGCTATGACGGGATCGATCCTAATGACGGTGGCAATCGCCTTGGAACGATATGTGGCTGTCCATTACCCAATCAACTACAACCTGGCCATGAATGATTCCCGAGCCTTGAAAGCCCGTCTTTGCCGTTATCTTTTACCCGTCATCTGCCTGAGTGTGGCGATGAATGTAACTAAGTTTTTCGAGATCGAAATTCACTACGCGGACATGCCAAACTCAGACACCAACACAACCATTTCCAAGCCCGTGCTCAATATAACAGAATTCCGAATGAACCCTACCTATTCGATCTACTTCAATTGGTTTCGTTTTGGGAGTTTGGGCGTGATCCCGTTCGTGTTACTCGTGTTCTTCAACTTTCGGATCTACATGGACATAAGACGAAGGCGTGCCCGCAAGAAGGCCAATCGACCCACCTTAAGCCAAATGAACCCCACCATCCACGCCACTTCCCTGTCAACGCTCAACAGATCCGCGCCTCCCAGTCAAATCTCAACTCCACCAAAATCACGCCACCCTGGCCAAATCCAGACCACCAAGTTCATGTCTAAACcacctcaaaaaagcttttctaaCGGGCATCTGGAAATCAATCCTCATGGGGCCGAGGTCGATGATGTCAGTGAGTTGAATCAAAGTATGGTCATGTCACACAATAGACGGTCTGGCAGCATTCCACGAGACGACATACAAGGGGATCCGGACGAGAGTCAACCCATGACATCCCCGCACAAGGATATGCCCAAGAACGTGAGCTTTGTCAAATTGACCAAGTCCAATTGGAAAGGCAAGGTGGCCGTGGTCCAAAACGCTATCGTGGCCGCCAACGACGCACGGCGACGGGTGGAGACCAACTTGGCGGCTATAATGATGGGCTACGTGGTGGTGTTTCTCATCTGCCATTCACCCAGGATATTGTTGAATATTCACGAGCTAGCTACAATCAGGTAGGAGGTCTCTTTAGTACACGTCTACGGTTGTAGGGAAACCAGATTGAAATGCAACCAAGGTGTCTACatcttgattgaaaaaatataatgTTGAATTAACAAGTTTTTACATGGAGAGCACTTTGTGCAAGATGTGGGTGACGTcagcatttccattttttttaagcTAGCAACTGGAATATTTAGAGAGTTTGGCAACGTTCTCCAATTATGGCATCATTTATCTTGTTTTACAACCATGCAGTAATGAAATAGTTGACCCATCATTCATGCTTTTTTCAGTAGTAAGGGCGTGCCACGCTAGACACAAACATGTTATGCTCTTCT from Tigriopus californicus strain San Diego chromosome 5, Tcal_SD_v2.1, whole genome shotgun sequence carries:
- the LOC131880834 gene encoding uncharacterized protein LOC131880834 isoform X1 is translated as MKGSASFHYFPSLWFSSHPTAMNTSIVQNIDLMAEEQLDCPVFSEASGHVLDRFSFWVEGVILCVFAVAGIIGNSISAIILSGKNMRNSFNLLLIALAIYDNTYLFGSILESFRKRFDMLSDIHILLFPYFLYPVQMIAMTGSILMTVAIALERYVAVHYPINYNLAMNDSRALKARLCRYLLPVICLSVAMNVTKFFEIEIHYADMPNSDTNTTISKPVLNITEFRMNPTYSIYFNWFRFGSLGVIPFVLLVFFNFRIYMDIRRRRARKKANRPTLSQMNPTIHATSLSTLNRSAPPSQISTPPKSRHPGQIQTTKFMSKPPQKSFSNGHLEINPHGAEVDDVSELNQSMVMSHNRRSGSIPRDDIQGDPDESQPMTSPHKDMPKNVSFVKLTKSNWKGKVAVVQNAIVAANDARRRVETNLAAIMMGYVVVFLICHSPRILLNIHELATIRKAMACGRSGQKAFPVWSLVVMHLSHLLLVVNSAINILIYCYLSSKFRAEGKLLLEKCNRFGRSCQRRGWAE
- the LOC131880834 gene encoding uncharacterized protein LOC131880834 isoform X2, with amino-acid sequence MKGSASFHYFPSLWFSSHPTAMNTSIVQNIDLMAEEQLDCPVFSEASGHVLDRFSFWVEGVILCVFAVAGIIGNSISAIILSGKNMRNSFNLLLIALAIYDNTYLFGSILESFRKRFDMLSDIHILLFPYFLYPVQMIAMTGSILMTVAIALERYVAVHYPINYNLAMNDSRALKARLCRYLLPVICLSVAMNVTKFFEIEIHYADMPNSDTNTTISKPVLNITEFRMNPTYSIYFNWFRFGSLGVIPFVLLVFFNFRIYMDIRRRRARKKANRPTLSQMNPTIHATSLSTLNRSAPPSQISTPPKSRHPGQIQTTKFMSKPPQKSFSNGHLEINPHGAEVDDVSELNQSMVMSHNRRSGSIPRDDIQGDPDESQPMTSPHKDMPKNVSFVKLTKSNWKGKVAVVQNAIVAANDARRRVETNLAAIMMGYVVVFLICHSPRILLNIHELATIRQCDLIGNIAFD